Part of the Niallia alba genome is shown below.
ACAATACGAAAGGAAAAGAGCTATTCAACAACAAACTTAAGGATGTGATGTCATGATACATATTAAAGATTTACGTTCTGGTATTCCTATTTTCAAGGCATTAAGCTCTGAAATACGGGTTGAAATCCTTTCATTACTCACGAAAAATGGAAGTCTTAATTTAAATGAGATTGCTCAAAAATTAAACTTGTCCAATGGGGCTGTAACCATGCACATTAAAAAACTAGAAGAGAGCGGAATAATCGATGTATCAACGGCTGTTGGCAAACATGGTATTCAAAAAATTTGCTATTTAAATGAGAATCTACTTACAGTTGAGCTGCAAAACAATAAAAGTGAAAATTATTATGAATATGAAATAAAGGTGGGGCATTATTGCGATTATTTGGCGGAAGCAACATGTGGACTTGCTACAAAGGACAGCATTATTGGAGAATTTGATGATCCTCGCTATTTCGCAGATCCAGAACATATAAAAGCAGGCATCGTATGGTTAACGAAAGGCTTCTTAGAATACCGCATCCCCAATTACTTAAAAAAAAATCAAGACTTTAAGGAAATCCAATTCATTTTTGAAATAGGCTCAGAGGCACCTTATTATAATAACAATTGGCCTTCTGACATCGTTTTTTCCTTAAATAATAAGGAGCTAGGGAAATGGACGTCGCCTGGAGACTTTGGGGGAGAAAAAGGAGTCTGTACTCCTGCATGGTGGCCACCCCATTTAAACCAATATGGCTTACTAAAATTATTGCGCATCAATGAACACGGCACCTTTATCGATGGCTGCCGCATCTCCAATGTCACCATTTCCGATATTATATTAGATCAAAAATCAGACATTAAATTCCGCTTAGCAGTAGCCGATCAAGGAAACATCGGCGGACTTACCCTATACGGAAAAAACTTCGGCAATTACAATCAAGACATCATTGCGCGAATTATGTATGAGATTGTGAGCTGATTAGAAGATTAGTGAGCCCTAGTACGAGACTCCTAGAATGAAATTAACCTACCAGTTGAAAAGTACGTTAAAAAAAACACCTCTCAAATGCAGATAACTCTACATTCAAAAGGTGTTTTTTATTACAATACTTTGATTTTATCTAAATCAGCTTTATCAAGTACTGTCTTCATATATTCCATAATTTCTTCTCGCATTTCATCGCGTTGTAATGCGAATTCTAATGTTGTTTTAACGAATCCTAACGTTTCACCAACATCATAGCGGTCACCTTCAAAATCGTAAGCGAAAACGCGTTGAATTTGGTTTAATTGTTGGATAGCATCTGTTAATTGGATTTCTCCGCCTGCACCTGTTTGTTGATTTTCCAAGTACATGAAGATTTCTGGTGTTAACACGTAGCGACCCATGATTGCTAGATTAGAAGGTGCTGTTCCAGGAGCTGGTTTTTCAATAAAATTATTTACCTGGTATCTTCTTCCTTCGCTTTCACCTGGATCTACAATTCCGTAACGGTGTGTTTCATTATCTGGTACAGTTTGAACACCAATAACAGAAGCATGCGTTTCTTCATATTGGTCAATTAATTGTTTCAGGCATGGTGTATCGCTTTGTACGATATCGTCGCCAAGTAGAACAGCAAATGGCTCATCACCAATAAAGCTTTTCGCACACCAAACAGCATGTCCTAAACCTTTTGGCTCTTTTTGTCTAATATAATGAATATCTGCAAGATTTGAGGAATATTGAACTTTTTCAAGTAATTCAAATTTCTCTTTATCACGTAGATTCTGTTCTAATTCATGTGCGTAATCGAAGTGATCTTCAATCGCTCTCTTGCCCTTACCAGTAACGATAATAATATCTTCAATACCAGAAGCAATTGCTTCTTCTACGATATATTGAATAGTAGGCTTATCGACAATTGGTAACATTTCTTTCGGCATTGCTTTCGTTGCTGGCAAAAATCTAGTTCCTAGACCAGCGGCTGGTATGATCGCTTTTCTTACTTTTTTCAACTTATTTCCTCCTTTAGACAATTAACTTTATAATTATACCATTTTTTTGCTAAAAAGGGTTTTAAATACGAATTTCTTCTTTGTAAATTATTAGCAATGCTTAAAAATTTGTTCTATATAATATATATATAAAACAAAACAAGTATTAAA
Proteins encoded:
- the galU gene encoding UTP--glucose-1-phosphate uridylyltransferase GalU: MKKVRKAIIPAAGLGTRFLPATKAMPKEMLPIVDKPTIQYIVEEAIASGIEDIIIVTGKGKRAIEDHFDYAHELEQNLRDKEKFELLEKVQYSSNLADIHYIRQKEPKGLGHAVWCAKSFIGDEPFAVLLGDDIVQSDTPCLKQLIDQYEETHASVIGVQTVPDNETHRYGIVDPGESEGRRYQVNNFIEKPAPGTAPSNLAIMGRYVLTPEIFMYLENQQTGAGGEIQLTDAIQQLNQIQRVFAYDFEGDRYDVGETLGFVKTTLEFALQRDEMREEIMEYMKTVLDKADLDKIKVL
- a CDS encoding ArsR/SmtB family transcription factor — its product is MIHIKDLRSGIPIFKALSSEIRVEILSLLTKNGSLNLNEIAQKLNLSNGAVTMHIKKLEESGIIDVSTAVGKHGIQKICYLNENLLTVELQNNKSENYYEYEIKVGHYCDYLAEATCGLATKDSIIGEFDDPRYFADPEHIKAGIVWLTKGFLEYRIPNYLKKNQDFKEIQFIFEIGSEAPYYNNNWPSDIVFSLNNKELGKWTSPGDFGGEKGVCTPAWWPPHLNQYGLLKLLRINEHGTFIDGCRISNVTISDIILDQKSDIKFRLAVADQGNIGGLTLYGKNFGNYNQDIIARIMYEIVS